Part of the Benincasa hispida cultivar B227 chromosome 12, ASM972705v1, whole genome shotgun sequence genome is shown below.
ttttcaattaaatctTAAAgtctatattaaaaaattttccacaattgtggttttttaaaaaaatattaattacctTAAATGAATTTGGTCAATTAGAAAGAAAAAGTCAACctaataaattcataaattttccacaaatttgactttttttgaaaaaaaaaaatccacaaaatagttcaaaacaaattttctaTTAACTAAAAAAACTTGTATATTGGGTACACGATTTAGGGGTACACATTTTTTCTTTACTAGTAACACGTGGATGCTAATTTGGATAATTGAAATTTGTGTACCATGTACGggagtttcaaatttttttgtcaATGGTTTGTGTTTCTAACTTAtatgaaatttctttttatattaagtttattttttaaaataatttttgaactACCATAATcatgtcttttctttttcaaaaactctattatttaagaacttatcCCTTGAAATAGTAAtaccataattaattataggttataataatTGGAAATAccaattattataatttgaacCCAAATATGGAGTGAGCTATAATAACTCACAAACTTGAAGTTGAGGGCTCAAACATCCTCTAAACTTTTAGTTTAATGTTTAATAAGTTTATAAATTTGAACATCGAATAAGTCAATGACGTATTTGATGCCagattgaaattttaaagaccACAAGACAAAAACATTAAGGTTTCATTTGGTagccattttgttttttatatttatttttgaaaattaagtttatatcatccacatttcttaccatAATTTACATCTTTGTTatgtacaatggttgaattcttaaccaaattccaaattccaaaaacaattttttgaaaactatattttttttgttatcaaaatttgacttgattttttaaatcgttggtaaaaaatagatgaCAAAGGAAAAAATTGGAAGATAAAAATAATgactaaacttaatttaaaaaaaaaaaaatcgaaataaCTATCAAAACGCCTAAAGTTTAAGAAATCCAAGGGATAAATGTAGACCAACATgaaggtctttttttttttttttttttttttttaaaaaaaaaaacgataaaaaacaaaacttttaatttttttttttttaaaaaaaaccgtTTTATGCGTTTTACTATCACGATGATCAATTCAAACCAACCGAACCGGTTCGTTCAGGTCGGCTATGAACCGATTTTCCGTCACAGCACAACTGAAGACAACGAAAAACCCTGTGTGGGTAATTCTTCTCGCTCGTAGTCGACTCTCTCCGTATCTCATAGTCTTGGCGGCAGCGGCAAACCTGTGCGACGGTGCGCAGTAGTAGTCAAAGACGAACAGTGGCAGAGCATTGTGCCGAAATATCGCGGTAAATCAGATATGTGGCTTCGCAGTATTCAAAGAATTGGAAATGCAGATGGAGGTGGAGGTTCTGCTGGCCTTGTGTTCAGTACATTTGCGAGGTATTTCTCGAGGAAGCGAGCAGAGAATCTTAGGAAGATCAATCCCAAGTTGACCCCTCAGGAAGCGTCTTTGGTTGCTCAAGATCTCTATGGTGTTGTCAAGCAGCACGGCCCTCTCACCGTTTCCAATGCTTGGATTAAAGCTCAGGTAGGTTTTCCCCAAACTTTCAGTTTCTGTTACGTGTCGTCGTTTACTTTCTTTCATTTCGATTTTGGATGGTGTTATTGTAACTGAATTGATATTTACACCGTGCCTCCGACTTTGTCTGGAGAGAGAGGGAAACCAGCTAATACTATACAATTAATATCGCCATGCTAAGTTGTTTGGATTTCTCATAGTCAAGACATTCAAACGAGAGTTGATTGATCTAGTTTAGGTTAGCTCAGCAGCGACATTGGCTCTTAAGCCTGATATTTAGTCTCAAAACTTGATCAAGAGAccacatgtattttttatttttattttttttcattcaagCGACTAGCCTAATCTGAATGTGGATATGCTTTTTAGGAAAAGCGACTGCCATTTATGAATGTTAGTTCACTTAAGGCATTGAAGACTGGTTTCACAGTCATTCGGCTGGAACATAGAAATTACTTTATTGAGAACACCATTAAGAAATGAATTACTGATATCTAGCTTATTTGGCAATCGTTTTTCAAAGAAATACTAATCATTAGTCAGAAAAAGTAAAGGTTTTTGAGCAATTTTGATGAAACTCTTCTGCAACCAAACAAGCGTTATACCTTTGAACACTTACCACAACATGTAATTTTATATTGAATGGCGTTTTATgttggttcttagagatgctcAGGAGGAGCAGTGACGTTAGAATGAGTAGCCTGTTGTGACCAACCTTCCTTGATTGGGTTTATGTAAAATAGGTATCTCCAGCATTCTCCATCTCTCATATGTCATTAATATGGTCTTAGGTTTCCTCGTTGTTCTATTGGCACCCCTCTACTCACTCCACCTTCCTTTACTTTCTTGGATGGTATCACTCCTGTTGGTACTTTTCCATAAACCTCCTTGGTCTTCTCAACTAGGTAGATGCTAACTATTTTCCAATAACTTCCTCAATGCTGGAGACAATCCATCTGACGGGATCTTGGGATCATACCCTTCATACCTCCTGACCACAGCCCGGCAGCTGATAGGTGCCTTTTTTCTTTCCCTGCCTCCATCCTGTCACTTAAAACTTTGTTCCCCTTTGTCCTTCCTTTCCCTCTGTATATGCTTTTCAACCTTCCAACTTCCCTGCCCTTTTGCCCCCTTTTATTACCCCTGAACAATGGACAGAAGCACaccaaaacataaaaaaataagcCATCTTATCACTCCCTCAATTAACCCAAAGCACATTGACGTTCTTTTACCTCAAAGCGAAGACTCGCCAATGTCCCTTTTACTCTACCCCACAACACTATCAACTTCTCCAAACAAACAAGCCTACAATACCTTTCTTGTCCTCGTCACAAAATTCTCTAGATCTCCTTCACACTTTTGACTTAGAAGACAATTGTATCTCTAGCCCTCTCCCTCTCTCCTTCACCAGGAAAAACCCCACACCTGTCTTCCCTAAAACAAATCGACTTATCTAACGATACAAAGATAACTGAGCTAGAGATTTCTGAATGGGCCTCATTATCTCACCATCTGGCATCTGTCAGCATGCGTTCCTCTCTTGATTCTTGGTTGTAGTTGCTTGATCCTACTTTGGGTTTTACTGTTAAATCTCTCATGGCCAATTTGTGGGCACCGTGGATCCATCATTGTCTTGACTTTTATTTTGTGATTTGGAAAGCTAGTTatcctaaaaatattaatttttttgggAGCTTAGTTTGGTGCCATCAATACTGTTGACCGTCTACAATGCTCATGCCTTATATgtttctttctccttcttgGTGTCACGTGTTGTTGCCATGCTGAATCTCCAAGCCATTTGTTTTTCCATTGTCCATTTGTTGCCAGTTTTCGGGACATTTTTTTTCAGGCTTTTGGATGGTCTTTTACTTGGCCTGGTACCATTTTTGACATCTTGATTTCTTTGGTGGTGGGtcatccttttgtttttttttttggataggaaatatatttcattgatgtatgaaatttacAAAAAGGGCTAGAGCCCAAGCCAATGGAGTTACATAAGAATTCTCCAATTGATCAAAAGAGAGGACAAGGTGTATGGATTAAAGAAAGATGAGCATCTACACCGAGACAtagcataaaagataacaagatcAAAAAAGCTATCAAAAGAGTTTCCCTTATCTGTGAAGATTCACTTGTTTCTCTCCTTCCAAGTACACATCATGTGCATCCacataattttcttttgttttgtgaAAGGAAGACTAATGAAAGTGTAAGTGAGGGTACCTCTAGTATCTTTAGGGAGGGCTTAATATGTAAGTTTGGTCCTGACTCATCCAATCATCTCTTCATACACCGTCACCTTGCCAAGAGGCCGGGGGGGGGAGGGGTGTGTGAGATGGCCATGTAGGGGAGACGATTTTGCAATCTATCACTAGTGTTTATGGCATTGTGACTAACTAGGAATCACAGACATAGACATAAGGCACGTGACACGACACGACACGGTGACATgccaatttctaaaaatgtaggACACAACACGTTGGGGATacactattttaattttttttaataattatatatatattattaaaaataatatttttatcaagTATTTTAAATACTATCTTTTATTAAGTActataaataattaatactagttttttttgttagttattaaaaataacatttttttttttataaaattaataaaggaaaggaaaggtcatttaaaagagaaaaaattacCCGGGGGGGCGGGGGTTGGGAACCTATGGCCACATCACATGAATGGGATGTAATAAGGCCCAAAACCCAAGCCCAAAGCCCAAGCAAAAACCCTAACCCTAAGTAAtatctctttttcctttttgcaCTATTCTTTCTAACCACACATAGCCCCCATCCTCCTCACCCTCCTTGATTCTGCTCGCCCTTCCCCCAAGTTGCATGCCAACCACCTCTCTCTATCACcatccaagtttttttttaaattttttttttttttgtctatgcATGTCGATGGTGTGTCCTCACGTAtccaacattaaaaaaataataaatagaagGGGACACGGATTTTCGCATCTGACACATGTCGGGAGCTTGTCCAGATGTATCTGTGTCCGACATTGACACTTTGCCCAAAGTGATGTGTCCATACTTCCTAGGTGACTAACTTCCCAAAGGAAGAACTTTATCTTTTTTGGGTATAAATCCTTCCTTATAGCAGCATGGAAGGGATGTTCCGAGGAATCCATATCAACTCCCAAAATGTGGGAAAGGGACTTTGTGGAGAAAGAACCTTTGGCATCTGGTTCCCAGATCCATTTATCTTTGTTAGTTGATAGATGGATGTTGTGTAGGCAATCGATAAGATCAAGCCactcatcaaactcatcatccTTTAAATTTCTCCTATAATAAAGAGACCATTCCTGTCTAGAGTCCCACAGATCATGAATGGAAGACCTTTTTTGTGTGGATAGGTAGAATAGTCTGGGAAAGCTTTTTGAGGGGGGGAGGTTCTGAATCATCTGTCACTCCAAAATGAGGTATTTTTTCCATGACCCA
Proteins encoded:
- the LOC120068455 gene encoding uncharacterized protein LOC120068455 is translated as MWLRSIQRIGNADGGGGSAGLVFSTFARYFSRKRAENLRKINPKLTPQEASLVAQDLYGVVKQHGPLTVSNAWIKAQESGVNGLNSKTHMKLLLKWMRGRKMLNLFCNQVGSNKKFLLCTPDDPRAEQLKSSSESGVQRKKRAKSPVKRRKASK